A section of the Agrococcus sp. SGAir0287 genome encodes:
- a CDS encoding DUF349 domain-containing protein → MDANPWGRVDEHGTVSVREGEQWREVGQYPDASPDEALAYFQRKYADLEGQVRLLEQRSRAGASANDVQKAARHLRELVVGANAVGDLEALLTRLDALGAKLEELSAEQKAEAEQQAQAAIADREAIVAEAEALAARDPKQVQWKQASAELDALFQRWQSAQKDGPRIPKSVGDALWKRFRDARQTVEQGRRAFFSELDSQHKDARTRKQSLVERAQALAPKGADGIPAYRSLLDEWKAAGRAGRKVDDALWAEFKAAGDVLFQAKSEANAVVEGEQGENLAAKRAILEEAQPLLQVTDRVKARETLTALQRRWDEIGRVPRDAVREVEDGMRRIEAHVRRLDDEHWDRTNPERKARSEGLAGQLEESIEQLEAAIEAARASKDAAKVKGLEAELQTKREWLAVVAAAR, encoded by the coding sequence ATGGACGCGAACCCGTGGGGCCGCGTCGACGAGCACGGCACCGTCTCCGTCCGCGAGGGCGAGCAGTGGCGTGAGGTCGGCCAGTACCCCGACGCGAGCCCCGATGAGGCGCTCGCCTACTTCCAGCGCAAGTACGCAGACCTCGAGGGGCAGGTGCGCCTGCTCGAGCAGCGGTCGCGCGCCGGCGCCTCGGCGAACGACGTGCAGAAGGCCGCGAGGCACCTGCGCGAGTTGGTCGTCGGCGCGAACGCCGTGGGCGACCTCGAGGCGCTGCTGACGCGGCTCGACGCCCTCGGCGCGAAGCTCGAGGAGCTGAGCGCCGAGCAGAAGGCGGAGGCGGAGCAGCAGGCGCAGGCCGCGATCGCCGACCGCGAGGCCATCGTCGCCGAGGCGGAGGCGCTCGCCGCTCGCGATCCCAAGCAGGTGCAGTGGAAGCAGGCGAGCGCCGAGCTCGACGCCCTCTTCCAGCGCTGGCAGAGCGCGCAGAAGGACGGCCCCCGCATCCCGAAGTCGGTCGGCGACGCGCTGTGGAAGCGGTTCCGCGACGCGCGCCAGACGGTCGAGCAGGGCCGTCGGGCCTTCTTCTCCGAGCTCGACTCGCAGCACAAGGACGCGCGCACGCGCAAGCAGTCGCTCGTCGAGCGCGCGCAGGCGCTCGCGCCGAAGGGCGCCGACGGCATCCCGGCGTACCGGTCGCTGCTCGACGAGTGGAAGGCGGCCGGCCGCGCAGGCCGCAAGGTCGACGACGCGCTGTGGGCCGAGTTCAAGGCCGCCGGCGACGTGCTCTTCCAGGCGAAGTCGGAGGCGAACGCCGTCGTCGAGGGCGAGCAGGGCGAGAACCTCGCCGCCAAGCGCGCCATCCTCGAGGAGGCGCAGCCGCTGCTGCAGGTCACCGACCGCGTCAAGGCGCGCGAGACGCTCACGGCGCTGCAGCGCCGGTGGGACGAGATCGGTCGCGTCCCGCGCGATGCCGTGCGCGAGGTCGAGGACGGCATGCGTCGCATCGAGGCGCACGTGCGCAGGCTCGACGACGAGCACTGGGACCGGACGAACCCCGAGCGCAAGGCGCGGTCGGAGGGGCTCGCCGGCCAGCTCGAGGAGTCGATCGAGCAGCTGGAGGCCGCGATCGAGGCCGCGAGGGCGTCGAAGGATGCCGCGAAGGTCAAGGGCCTCGAGGCCGAGCTGCAGACGAAGCGCGAGTGGCTCGCGGTCGTCGCCGCCGCGCGCTGA